The following are encoded together in the Zingiber officinale cultivar Zhangliang chromosome 8A, Zo_v1.1, whole genome shotgun sequence genome:
- the LOC122010193 gene encoding uncharacterized protein LOC122010193 isoform X2: MGKGTGSFGKRRNKTHTLCVRWNFHRQKSRCSSCGYPATRICKCIRRKTTGTGRMRYLRHVPRSSRTISEKVLKQCQERRLQLQLFKLNCFFLASRVSGFLKTQLLNGKTSLDAFCFVCSLISICFWNELISVTLKRVD; the protein is encoded by the exons ATG GGGAAGGGCACGGGGAGCTTCGGGAAGAGGAGGAACAAGACCCACACGCTGTGCGTGCGGTGGAACTTCCACCGCCAAAAGAGTCGGTGTAGTTCCTGCGGCTACCCCGCTACTCGGATCTGCAAGT GCATCAGAAGGAAGACAACTGGTACTGGAAGGATGAGATATCTCCGTCATGTGCCACGAAGTTCAAGAACAATTTCAGAGAAG GTACTGAAGCAGTGCCAAGAAAGAAGGCTGCAGCTGCAGCTGTTTAAACTTAATTGTTTCTTTTTAGCTTCTAGAGTCTCAGGGTTTCTTAAAACTCAATTGTTGAACGGCAAGACTTCTTTGGATGCCTTTTGCTTTGTATGTTCATTGATCTCAATTTGTTTTTGGAATGAACTCATTTCTGTCACACTAAAGAGAGTGGACTAA
- the LOC122010193 gene encoding uncharacterized protein LOC122010193 isoform X1, with the protein MQGKGTGSFGKRRNKTHTLCVRWNFHRQKSRCSSCGYPATRICKCIRRKTTGTGRMRYLRHVPRSSRTISEKVLKQCQERRLQLQLFKLNCFFLASRVSGFLKTQLLNGKTSLDAFCFVCSLISICFWNELISVTLKRVD; encoded by the exons ATG CAGGGGAAGGGCACGGGGAGCTTCGGGAAGAGGAGGAACAAGACCCACACGCTGTGCGTGCGGTGGAACTTCCACCGCCAAAAGAGTCGGTGTAGTTCCTGCGGCTACCCCGCTACTCGGATCTGCAAGT GCATCAGAAGGAAGACAACTGGTACTGGAAGGATGAGATATCTCCGTCATGTGCCACGAAGTTCAAGAACAATTTCAGAGAAG GTACTGAAGCAGTGCCAAGAAAGAAGGCTGCAGCTGCAGCTGTTTAAACTTAATTGTTTCTTTTTAGCTTCTAGAGTCTCAGGGTTTCTTAAAACTCAATTGTTGAACGGCAAGACTTCTTTGGATGCCTTTTGCTTTGTATGTTCATTGATCTCAATTTGTTTTTGGAATGAACTCATTTCTGTCACACTAAAGAGAGTGGACTAA